DNA from Mycobacterium bourgelatii:
GATCGGACACGCCGTGCTCGGCGGCCAGCAGCGCGGGGAACGCCGGGAACGCCACCCCGGTGCACAGGTCCAGCAGTACCGGATGGATCGGCTCGCTGCCCAGATGCTCGGCCAGTTCGTCACCGACGACGACGTCGCCGAGGGCCTCGCCCTCACCGACCCACAGCGATTTCAGGCAGCCCGACCAGGTGGGACCCCAGGACAGTTCCATGTCGGAGAACGTGTCGAACAACTGCTGCGGGCGGGTGCGGTTCAACCGTTCGGTGACGGACTCCACCGAATCCACTGCCTGCGATGGTGTTTCGTCGGCGCCGGTGAGTACGGTGCCATCGGCATTCAGCGACCATTCGGCATCACGCACGCCGTAGGGGCGGCTGTGCACCTTGAAACTCGCCCCGCCACCGTCGTCGAGTGGATGCACCGTGAGCTGCACCTCGCGGGACGTCTTGTCTCCCAAGATGATCGGCTCGTAGAAAAAGACATCCTGCACCCGCGCGGGCGCGCCGACGGCGGCCAGCGCCATTGCCGCATATGTCGCGCCGGGAACCACGACGGTGCCGTAGATGACGTGATGGGCCAGCCACGGCTGGGTCTTGACCGAGATCCGACTCGTGTAGACCGCATCACCCGAGGCAAGGTCTTTGGCGCTGCCCAAGATCCCTGATACCGCGACACTTCCGGCTTCGACCCCGACGACGCCGGAGGTCTTGGGCCAGAAGTGGCGGCGCTGGAAGGGATAGGTCGGCAATTCCAGTCTGCGCCGCGCAGAGCGGTGCAATGCCGCGAACTTCGGCCGATGCCCGGACACGTATGCCGCGGAGAGCGCTTCGGCGATCTGCCGGCGGGCATCGGTGCCCTTACGCAGGGAAACGATCGCCTTGGGCGGGGTCGATGATTCCGGCCACACCTGCACTGCCGCCGCCGTCAACACCGGCTGCGGGCCGATCTCCATCAACACCGTGGCGCCCAGCTCCGCTACCGTGCGCACACTCTCGGCGAACTGCACCGGCTGACGCGAATGCCGTCGCCAATACTGCGCATCCAGCGGGGTCTCCCCCGTCAGCACCGCGCCGGTGCGGTTGCACACCAGCGGCAGCGTCGGGGCGGCGAAGTGCAATTGCGCTGCGTAAGACTCGAACTCACCGAGTACCGGCTCGAGCAACTCCGAATGGAACGCGTGGCTGGTTTCCAGCCAGGTGCAACGGATCCCTTCCTCGGTGAAGCGGGCCACGATCTGCTCCAGGTCCTCACCCGGACCCGAAAGCACCGTGTTCGGGCCGTTGTAGGCGCCCACCGATACCCGCGGAAACTCCCCTGCAACGCTCTCCACCTGCCCGGTGTCGGCGAACACCGCCACCATCCGGCCACCAGCGGGCAGGCTGCCGAACAACCGACCTCGTTCGGCGATCAGGCGTGCACCGTCTTCCAGGCTGAAGACCTCGGCCACACACGCCGCCGCGTACTGGCCCACGCTGTGACCCAACACCACATCGGGCTCAATGCCCCACGACTGCCACAACCGGGCCAGCCCCATCTCCACGGCGAACAGCGCCGGCTGAGCAAACGAGGTGTGCCGCAACGTATCTGCGCTCTCCCGATCGGTGGCCAAGAGCACATCGAGCAGCGGACGGGGCAGCATGCCGTCGATCGCCTCCGCGCACCGCCGCACGGTCTCGGCGAAAACCGGCTCGGCGTCGAACAATTCGCGCGCCATCCCCAGATATTGGCTGCCCTGGCCGGTGAACAACCATGCCGTCGTCGGCGGGTCACCGCACTCACCGCGCACCACACCCGGGCGGACCCGGTTCTCGGCCAACTCAACCAGCTCGTCGCGGGCGCTTCGCACCGAATCCACCACCACCGCGGCCCGGTGTTCGAAGTGCGAACGCCCCACCGCGGCGGTGAAGCACACGTCGGTGATATCCACCTCCGGGTGCGCGTCCAGCCAATCCGCATACCGCTGCGCCAAACCCATCAGTGCCTGAGGTGAACGCGCCGACAGCGGCAGCACATTGAACGACTCGTCCGCAGCATCGGACTGCGGCGCCGGGCCGGCGTCGTCGGCAGCATCAGCGCTGCCCGCCAGGGCGGGCGCCTCTTCGATCAGCACGTGTGCGTTGGTCCCGGTGAATCCGAACGAACTCACCCCGGCACGGCGCGGCCGGCCGTCGGCATGCCACGGAATCGGCTGATCCACCACCCGCACCGGCAGCGAGTCCCACGGAATATGCGGCGACGGGGTCTGGAAGTGCAGGTTCTGCGGCAACACCTCATGCTGCAGGGACAACACGACCTTGATCAGACCCGCCACGCCCGCGGCGGACTCGAGGTGGCCGATATTCGTCTTGACCGAGCCGAGCAGCAACGGCCGATCCTCGTCCCGGCCCGCGCCGTAAACCGCCGCGGCGGCCTGGACCTCGATCGGGTCGCCCAGCGCGGTGCCGGTCCCGTGCGCCTCGAGATAGTCCACCTCTGCGCCGCTGAGACCGGCTCGGTTCAACGCCGCGGAGATAAGCCGTTGCTGGGCACCGCCATTGGGCACCGTCAAACCACTTGAGGCGCCGTCCTGATTGACCGCCGTACCCCGAATGACCGCGCGGATCTGATCCCCATCGCGCACCGCGTCACTCAGCCGCTTGAGCACCAGAATCCCGCAGCCCTCGCTGCGCACGTAACCGTCGGCGGCGGCGTCGAAGGTCTTGCACCGCCCGTCCGGAGACAGCATCCGAGCCCGCGACGCCGCCACGATCGACGCCGGGCTCAACAACACATTGACCCCACCGGCCAGCGCCAAATCGCAGTCACCGGAATGCAATGCCTGACACGCCTGATGCACCGCCACCAGCGAGGAACTGCACGCGGTGTCCACCGCCACCGCCGGTCCCTCCAGCCCCAGCGCGAACGCCACCCGACCCGCGATGGCGTTGAGCGCGTTGCCGGTGATGAAGTGGGCCTCGATGCTGTCCACCGAGTCGGCCGACAGCAGGTGCGAATACTCATTTGCCGCCACACCGACGAAGATGCCGCTCTGACTACCCCGCAATGCCGCCGGCGAATACCCGGCCCGTTCCAGGCCCTCCCACACGATTTCGAGCATCAGCCGCTGCTGCGGGTCCATCCACACCGCCTCGCGCGGCGAGATGCCGAAAAACTCCGGATCGAACCCGTCGATGCCCTCCAGGTAGCCGCCGTTGCGGCTGTAAATCTTGCCCGGCGTCTCTGGATCCGGGTCGTAAAACTCATCGATGTCGAACCGGTCATCCGGGATCTCCCGGATCGCATCGACTGCCCCGGACAACAAGTCCCAGTACGCGTCAGGATCGGGCGAGCCCGGGAAGCGACACGCCACCGAGATGATGGCGATCGGCTCATCCGCCGGCGACCCCGAACTTGCCGCTGACGCCGCCCGCGCCGCCGCAGCCGGTGCGGGCGCACTCAGGCCCAGTACCTCATCAAGCAGGTAATCGGCCACGTCGACCAGGCGAGGATGGTCCATCGCCAGGGTGGCCGGAAGCTGCTTGCCCACCGCATGCTCGACCCGTCGGCGCATTTCCACCGCCATCAGCGAGTCCATACCAAGATCGAAGAATCCGGCCTCTTCCCGGATCTCGGCCGCATCGATCTTGGTCACCTCCGCCACGAGCTCGCGCAGGTGCTCGACGATCATCTTCTTGCGCCGCTGCACCGGGGCCGCGGTGAGCTGCTCGACCAACCGAGTCGGCCCTGACGACGTCCCCGTCGGCACCGAGTCGGGGACCTCGCGCTCCAACTCCGCCAAGAATGCCCGCCTACCCGTCTGCTGGTAGATGGGTAGGAAGCGCGCCCAGTCGATCCGCGCCACAACACCATTGGCGGAACCAGTGGCGGAAGCGGGACCATTGGCGGAAGCGGAACCGGTGGCGGAAACATTCGCCCCGGAGGCTGCGATGACATCGGCCATTCCCGCCAGCGCATCCGCGGGTGGCAACGTGCGAACCCCGCGCTTATCCAGTGCAGCACGGGCGTTTTCATCGGCCATGCCCGCCAGCCAGGGACCAAAGTTCACGCTGACCCCGGCAATACCCTGTTCACGCAGCCGCCACGCCAAACCGTCGAGGAAGGCGTTCGCCGCGGCATACGCGGTCTGGCCGAAGCTGCCCCACACCGAGGCGATCGACGAGGTCGACAGGAAGAAGTCCAACTTCAGATCGGCGGTGGCCTCGCTCAAATGCCAGGCGCCCCAGACCTTTCCATTGAAGACCCGCTCCAGTTCGGCGTCTTCCAAATCGTGCAGCGGGGTGGTGCCCATCTCGCCCGCGGCGTGCACAACCCCCGCCAGCGGCGGAAGCTCCGAATCCACGGTCGCCAACAGGCGCGCAACGTCGTGCGGATTGGCCACATCGGCGGTGACGACGCGGAATTCACAACCGCTGTCACCGCTTAACGCATCCAGGTGCCGTTGGACGGCGTCACTCGGTGAGCGCCGCGAGGTCAGCACCAGATGCCGAGCACCGTGCGCGGCCAGATACCCGGCGACCTCCAGCCCTACCGCCCCCAGGCCACCGGTCACCAGATACGTTGCGTCGTCCCGCAATTTCAGCGGTGTCGGGTTGGACTGCGCCGCGCGGCGGATCAACCGGGGAACGTAAACCTCATGGTCCCGCAGCGCGATCTGGTCTTCCTTGGCCAACGAACCTGGCGATGTCGCCACCAGGTGTTCGATCAGGCGGGACCACTCGTCGGCGTCGCCTTCGGACAGATCGACGAGCCCACCCCACAGTTGTGGATGCTCCAGCGCGGCGGCGCGACCGAACCCCCACAGGCAGGACTGCACCGGAGATACGGTGTCGACAGCGGTAACCCGTTGCCCGCCACGGGTTATCAACCACACGGGCAAGTGGGCCTGCGCGGCGACCGCGGCGCGGAAGAGGTGCCTGACGCCCCCGATGACGCGGTGTTGCATGCGCAACAGCGACCGCATCGACGGCGCAGGGTCATCCAGTGCTGCCAGGTACACGATTCGCGGCGTCGGTTCGGCTGCCGACGCGGCCCGCACCGCCGCTTCCAGCCGCTCTTCGTCCGCGTCGGAGACCGCAGGCGGGATGATCTCGTACCGGTGGCCGTGCGCGGTCAACGCCTCCTTCAACGGCGCGACGGCGTCGGTGTCATCACCGATCAACAGCCAGGCAGCTTCGTCGGTGGCCTGCGTACCCGCGCTGGCCGCCTTTTCCCACCTGATCTCGTAACGGGCGTCGGTGACAGACCGGGCATTGCGTTGCTGGTTGTGTTGCGCCGCAAGCTTGGTCAACACCTCGGTCGTCTGCTGATCGCCGCTGCCACCGTCGAGTAGCGCAGCGAGTTCGGCGATGCGCCCGTCCTCAAGCAGCCGGACGGTTTCGGTGCGTCCCGCAGTAGTGTTCTGCGGCTGCTTCCGCTTGTCGCGGAACCAGTAGTGGCGATGCTGGAACGGATACGTCGGCATGTCGAGCTTGCGTGCCGAACCGGCCTGCAGGGCCGCGAAGTTCGGCACGTGTCCCGCGACGTAAGCGCTGGCCATGGCTTCGCTGAGCTGCCGGTGCTCGCCGACTTGACGCCGCATCGTTGCGATGGCACGCGGGGCGGTCGCCGGGTCGGGCCATGCCCGCAGGGCCGCGGCGGACAGTATCGGTTGCGGGCCCACCTCCAGCAGAGCCGCGCAGCCCAGCTCGGCCAGCGTGGTCACGCTCTTGGCGAATTCGATCGGCTGGCGGGCATGCCGGCGCCAATAGGCCGCATCCAACTGCACGCTGCGGCGCAGCGCAGCGCCGGTCCTGTTGCACACCAAGATCCGCTGCGGCGGCTTGTATTCGAATTGGCTTGCGTAGGCCTCGAACTCATCAAGAGCCGGATCCAGCAACGCCGAATGGAAGGCGTGGCTGGTATCGAGCCAATCACATCGCACGCCATCAGCAACCAGCGTTGCCACCACCCGGTCCAGATCCTCGCCCGGACCCGACAACACGGTGTTGGCGCCGTTGTAGGCGGCCACCGACAAACTCGGATACTCGTCGATGAAAGCCTCGACGCGCTCAGCGGCGGCGAACACCGCCACCATCCGCCCACCCGCCGGCAGGGCGCCGAACAACCGGCCGCGTTGCGCGAGCAACAACGCCCCGTCCTCAAGGCTGAACACTCCCGCCACGCAGGCGGCCGAATACTGGCCCACGCTGTGGCCCAACACCACGTCCGGCTCAAAACCCCACGACTGCCACAACCGCGCCAAACCCATCTCCACCGCGAACAACGCGGGCTGGGCATAGCTGGTCTGGCGCAGGGTGTCCTCGCCGTCGACGTCGAAGATGACGTCCAGCAACGGCTTGTCCAGCACCTCGGCGACCACATCCGCGCAGCGGCGCATCGTCTCAGCGAAAACCGGCTCGGTGTCGAACAACTCGCGCGCCATCCCGGCGAATTGGCTGCCCTGACCCGGGAACAACCACGCTGTCTTCGGGGTGTCGGCGCACTCCCCCCGCACCAAACCCGGCGCCGGGCGGTCGTCGGCCAAGGCAGCAAGCAGCTCACCGGCCGACTCGAGCGAGTTCACGACCAATGCGGCCCGGTGCTCGAAGTGGGATCGTCCCGCCCCGGCGGTGAAGCACACATCCGACAAGGTGGCGTCCGGATGCGCACTCAACCACGTGCGGTACCTGTCGGCGAGCTGCACCAGTGCTGCCGGGCTGCGCGCCGACAAGGGCAGAACGTTGAACCGACCGCCGCGCTCAAGGACGACCGGAGCCGGGGCAACGGCCTGTTCGACCTGCGCGGGCGCTTCCTCGACGATGATGTGCGCATTGGTCCCGGAGAACCCGAACGAGCTGATCCCCGCGATGCGCGGCCGGCCATCCCGGGCCCAGGCGGTGGCCTCCTTGACCACCCGCACCGGCAGGCGGTCCCAGGGGATGTGCGGCGAGGGAGTCCGGAAGTTCAGATGCTTCGGCAACTCCTCGTGCTCCAAGGCCAGGATGACCTTGACCAGGCCCGCGACCCCGGCTGCGGCCTCCAAATGGCCGATGTTGGTCTTCACCGACCCGATCAACAACGGCTTGTCCGCCTCGCGCCCAGTGCCCAACACCGCACCGGCGGCCTGCACCTCGATCGGGTCACCCAACGATGTCCCCGTGCCATGCGCTTCCAGGTATCCGACCTCGCCGGGCTCGACTCCGGCACGCGCCAGCGCCTCGGCAATGACCCGCTGTTGGGCCACCCCGTTGGGCACCGTCAAACCACCCGACGCGCCGTCCTGATTGACCGCGCTGCCCCGGATGACCGCGCGAATCCGATCCCCGTCGCGGATCGCGTCCTCGAGCCGCTTCACCACCACGACGCCACAGCCCTCACCGCGCACATAACCGTCCGCGGCGGCATCGAAGGTCTTGCACCGACCATCCGGGGCCAACATGTGCGCATGCGAGAACGTGATCATCGTCGCCGGGCTGATCAACGCGTTCGCGCCCCCGGCGAGCGCCAAATCGCACTCCCCCAGCCGCAACGCCTGGCACGCCTGATGGATGGCCACCAACGACGAGCTGCACGCCGTGTCCACCGTGACCGCCGGACCCTGCAATCCCAACCGATAACTGATCCGCCCCGCCGCCGCGGCCGCCGCGGTCCCGATCGCCATGTAGGCCTCGATCTCGGGATAGGTCAGCTCATCCGAAGCCATGCCCAGGTAGTCATGCGTGGACAACCCCACAAACACACCCGTGTTGGAGTTGGCCAAACTCATCGGCGCCGTACCCGCATGCTCCAGCGCCTGCCACGCCGTCTCCAGCAACAACCGGTGCTGCGGATCCACAAAATTGACCTCGCGCGCCGACAACCCGAAGAACGGCGCGTCGAAACCCACTACATCGTCGAGGAAGCCCGCTCGGCGCGTGGCCATCTTTCCCGGCGCATCCGGATCCGGGTCGAAGAACTCCTCAACATCCCACCGATCCGAGGGCACCTCCGAGATGCCATCTCGCCCTGCCCGCAACATGTTCCAGAACTGCTCAGCATCGGCAGCACCCGGCATGCGGACTGCGTAGCCGACGATCGCATAACCCGATGCTCGCTCCATCGGATCTACGACGGATGCCATACGGTCGTCCTCTCTGCCCCCACCGGTATAGCTACTGTGGACCAAGCTGTCGGCCTTCGGGTGTGATCCCGCAAAACGAGGACCTTTGATGATGCCGCTCGGCCCGGCTGCGCAGCGGCGTCCACTCCTTGGGGCGATTATTACAAGTACGTGCAGCGGTTCGTGACGACACCGGGCAAACAGGGTGCCCGGCGCCAGCCGCAGGCAAGACGTCGCACGCTGGCTCCGTCTCTGTGCATGCCGACGGCCATGATTGCCGAACGGTTATGTTGTTTACACTACCGCGCGGTGCCGAACTCAGGACCGCCCGGCTGCTGGAGGAAATATTGCGTATCGGAAAAATCACCATTGGCTCCATTGATGATTGGACGGTGCGGCCAGGACGAGTGATCTCGTGGCACCCCACAAATGCGGCGCGAGAAGCCGCCCGTCGGGCACCGGTGAGCTCGGTACCGGTCAGCTACATGCAGGACCAGCATCTTCGCGGATATCACGGCCGGACCACCGCGGGGCTCGACTACTCGCGCCTCCTCATCGCCACTTGTGAAGCACCTGGACACTGCGAGATCAGCGTCATGAATGACGCTCTCAACAAATACTTGCGCCGCCACGACACATACCGAAGCTGGTTCGAGTTCACCGATGACGGTGAAATCATCCGACACACCATGGACGACCCGGCCGACATTGAATTCGTGCCAGTCGACCACGGCATTATGAGTGCGGAAGAAATACACAAGCATGCCGTTGCCACTCCGGATCCGCTGCAATGGGAATGTTTCAGCTTCGGCATTATTCAAAGCGACGACCACTTCACGTTTTACGCGAGCATTGACCACGTGCACGGGGACGCGACGCTCATCGGCATCACGATGTTGGAGGCGCACGCCATGTACACGTCGTTAACCGGCGACAGCGGTCCCCTGACGCTGCCCGAGACTGGCAGCTACGACGACTACTGCGTCCAGCAGCGTGAATTCACCAACTCCTTGACCCTGGACTCGCCCGAGGTGCGGGCCTGGATCGACTTTGCCGAGAGCAACAACGGGAGCCTTCCCGATTTCCCCCTTCCACTCGGCAACCCGATGGAACTGACGCCCAGTGACATGGTCCGGGAATTGTTGATGGATTCTGAGCAGACGGCGAGATTCGAGGCGGCGTGCAGTACGGCAGGAGCCCGCTTCATCGGCGGCTTATTCGCCTGCATGGCATTGGTAGAGCACGAATTCACCGGAGCTGTCACCTATTACGGGCTAACTCCCAGAGATACCCGCAGAACTTCGGAAAACTTCATGACACAAGGATGGTTCACCGGCCTGGTCCCGATTACCGTCCCAATAGCCGCAGCGTCCTTCCACGAGGCCGCCTGGTCAGCACAAGACTCATTCGATTCGAATTTGCACATGGCAAAGGTTCCATACTATAGAGTATTGGAATTGGCGCCGTGGTTGAGCAGACCCCGACCCAATTTCCCGGTGTCGAACTTCCTGCACGCCGGTGCCGCGCCGTTGAACGCCGTACTGGCCGCCGCGGAGTTGGGCGATGCCGACAGCTTCGGCATTTATTCCGATGGGCGATTCTCCTACCAGCTGACCATTTACATATTTCGGTACGGGGAGGGCACAGCAATGGCGGTGATGTTTCCCGACAATCCGGTAGCACAAAAATCCATTGCACGGTATATGGCGGCGATGAAATCCGTATGCAGTCGCGTCGCCGACACCGGGCATTGGGGACGAGTTGCATAGCAGGCTGGTTTCGGCAAGCGCCAGCTTTTTGGAACGTACAATTTCCGTGCAGGCGGGGGATGCGAATGCCCAGCGCGCACGGCTGGGGAACTGTGAGACACGGGCGGGGCAGACACTATGCGAGGACTAGCCGCCTTTGTGGCACGGCGGCCCTGGGTCGTCATCGGGCTGTGGATCGCGCTCGCGGTCGCGCTACCGCTGTCATTGCCGTCCCTCAACGCGATGGCGCAAAAGCATCCGCTCGCCATCCTGCCCAGTGACGCACCGTCCAGCGTCGCCGCCAAGAAGATGGCCGAGGCGTTCCACGAATCCGGCTCGGAAAACCTGCTGCTGGTGGTTCTGATCAACGAGAACGGGCTGGGACGGGACGACGAAGCCGCATACAAAAAGCTCGTGACCGCATTGCGTCAGGACACGCGAGACGTCGTGATGCTGCAGGATTTCGTCAGCACCCCGGAACTGCGGACGGTGCTGACCAGCGAGGACCATAAGTCCTGGGTGGTGCCGGTTGGCCTGGCGGGCGAGTTGGGCACGCCCCGATCGGACGCCGCCTACAACCGGGTTACCGACCTTGTGCAGCGCACGGTCGCGGGAGCACCGGTAACCGCCTATCTCACCGGACCCGCGGCCACGGTCGCCGACCTCACCGCCGCGGGACAACGAGATCGCCTTCCCATCGAGATTGCGATAGGCGTTCTGGTGCTCGTCGTGTTGCTGGTGGTTTACCGCAATCCGTTCGCCATGCTGTTGCCGTTGATCGCGATTGGCGTGTCCTTACTGATTGCCCAAGCGGTGGTAGCCGGATTCTCACAACTGACCGGTCTGGGTGTTTCCAACCAATCCATCATTTTCCTGAGCGCAATGATCGCGGGCGCCGGAACCGACTATGCGGTATTTCTCATCAGCCGCTATCACGACTATTTGCGCATCGATGGGGATTTGGATCGCGCGGTGCAGCGGGCAATGCTGTCGATCGGCAAAGTCATCGCCGCCTCCGCCGCCACCGTGGGAATTACCTTCCTGGGCATCAGTTTCGCCCGAATGGGCGTTTTCTCCTCGGTCGGCGTATCGGCTGCGATCGGAGTCGGGGTGGCGTTCCTGGCCGCGCTGACATTGCTGCCGGCCATTCTGGTGGTGGCCGGCCCGCGCGGCTGGATCGCGCCACGCCGCGAACTGACCGCCCGATTCTGGCGGCGATCGGGGATCCGCATCGTGCGCCGGCCGAAAAGCCACTTGGTAGCCAGCCTGCTGGTGCTGATCATCCTGGCCAGCTGTGCGAGCTTGGTGCGCTACAACTACGACGACCGCAAGGCAGTGCGCTCGTCGGCCCCCAGTTCGGTGGGATATGCCGCACTGGACCGCCATTTTTCGGTCAACCAATCCATTCCCGAGTACATCCTTGTCCAGTCACCGCACGACCTGCGGACGCCTCAGGCGCTGGCCGCCCTGGAACAGATGGCGGACCGCGTCAGCGAACTGCCAAACATCGAACGCGTCAGCGGCATCACTCGCCCGACGGGAGTGGTGCCGCAAGAGTTCCGGGCCACGTATCAGGCCGGAGTCGTGGGCGACCGGTTGGGCGGGGCGTCTGACCTGATCAGCGACCACAACGCCGACCTCAACCGGCTCGTCGGCGGCGCCAACACGCTGGCCGACAACCTCGGCGACGTGCGCGGCCAGGTCAACCAAATGGTGTCCAGCATGCAGAGTCTCATCGACGCCTTCGCCGCCATGAAGGGCCAATATGGCGGCGACAAGCTGGTCCGGGAAGTCGTCACCGCGGCCAAGCTGGTCAACAGCATCAACACGCTGGGCCGCAGCATGGGGTTGAATTTCGCGCTCGTAAAAGACATGTTCGCCTGGATCAACCCGGTGCTGGCCGCCTTGCAGAACAACGCGGTCTGTGATGCCGATTCCTCCTGCAGCGCTACCCGGGCGCGGTTCGAGCAGCTCGCTGCCGCACGCGGCGACGGGAGCCTCGACCAGATCAATGAGCTGGCCCAACAAATGCAGTCGTTCCAGGACAAGCAAACCCTCAACGCGACGGTCGACCAACTGCGCACGGCACTCAACGCCTTTTCCAAGGCACTGCACGCCCTGGGGCTCGATCAGCCCGGGGGCCTGGAGCGGAACCTCAGCAACCTCCAGCAAGGTGCGGACCGCTTTGCCGGGGGCAGCCGGCAACTGGCCGACGGGGTGGAGCAACTCGTCGCCCAGGTCAAGGAACTGGGTGCCGGGCTCAGCGAAGCGGCGGCGTTTTTGCTGACGATGAGGAACGAAGCAGCTGACCCCGCCATGGCCGGTTTCAATATTCCGCCACAGATTTTGCATCTGGACGAGTTCAAAAAAGCCGCCAAGATGTTCATCTCGCCGGACGGCCACACGGTCCGATATGTGGTCCAAACCAAACTCAACCCGTTCAGCTCGCAAGCGATGGATCAAGTCAATGCGATTTTGGACGCCGCGCGCAGCGCGCAACCGAACACCAGATTGTCTGACGCGACGATATCCATGACCGGATATCCCGTTACCCTGCGTGACACCCGGGACTATTACCAGCACGACATCCGCTTCATCATCGCGATAACCGTCATCGTGGTCCTGCTGACGCTGATGGCGCTGCTACGAGCGGTGGTGGCACCCCTGTACCTGGTTGCTTCGGTCGTGTTGTCGTATCTGTCGGCGGTCGGGATCGGCGTCCTCGTGTTCCAATTCGGGCTCGGTCAGCCATTGCATTGGACCGTGCCGCCATTGGCGTTCGTGGTGTTGGTGGCGGTGGGAGCGGATTACAACATGCTGCTCATCTCGCGAATGCGCGACGAATCGCACCGCAGCATTCGCTATGGCGTCATTCGAACCCTTGGTTCGACAGGGGGCGTGATTACCGCCGCGGGATTGATTTTCGCCGCCTCGGTGGGTGGCCTGCTGTTCGCCAGCATCAACACCGTTGTCCAGGGCGGCTTCGTAATCTCGGTGGGACTCCTGCTGGATACCTTCCTGGTTCGCACCATCACGGTGCCCGCCATGGCTACGCTGGTCGGCAGGGCTAACTGGTGGCCGTCACGACCGACAGCACGCCGAGCAGGACCGAAGGCGGAGCCACAAGCGGGGCAGGAGTCCGTATGAAACAACTTCACGAACAACTACTCGCGGGATTTGGCGCGCTGGTAACCGTCGGTGCCACAATATTTTCCGCCATCGGGATCGCGACGGCCGACGAAACCCCGGACGATCCGGCAGTCGATGGTCGGCCGACCACCGGCAACGCGTACGCGCTGGGAGGCGCACACGTTCTGGGCATTCCCTACGAGGAGTACAT
Protein-coding regions in this window:
- a CDS encoding condensation domain-containing protein, with translation MRIGKITIGSIDDWTVRPGRVISWHPTNAAREAARRAPVSSVPVSYMQDQHLRGYHGRTTAGLDYSRLLIATCEAPGHCEISVMNDALNKYLRRHDTYRSWFEFTDDGEIIRHTMDDPADIEFVPVDHGIMSAEEIHKHAVATPDPLQWECFSFGIIQSDDHFTFYASIDHVHGDATLIGITMLEAHAMYTSLTGDSGPLTLPETGSYDDYCVQQREFTNSLTLDSPEVRAWIDFAESNNGSLPDFPLPLGNPMELTPSDMVRELLMDSEQTARFEAACSTAGARFIGGLFACMALVEHEFTGAVTYYGLTPRDTRRTSENFMTQGWFTGLVPITVPIAAASFHEAAWSAQDSFDSNLHMAKVPYYRVLELAPWLSRPRPNFPVSNFLHAGAAPLNAVLAAAELGDADSFGIYSDGRFSYQLTIYIFRYGEGTAMAVMFPDNPVAQKSIARYMAAMKSVCSRVADTGHWGRVA
- a CDS encoding MMPL/RND family transporter, coding for MRGLAAFVARRPWVVIGLWIALAVALPLSLPSLNAMAQKHPLAILPSDAPSSVAAKKMAEAFHESGSENLLLVVLINENGLGRDDEAAYKKLVTALRQDTRDVVMLQDFVSTPELRTVLTSEDHKSWVVPVGLAGELGTPRSDAAYNRVTDLVQRTVAGAPVTAYLTGPAATVADLTAAGQRDRLPIEIAIGVLVLVVLLVVYRNPFAMLLPLIAIGVSLLIAQAVVAGFSQLTGLGVSNQSIIFLSAMIAGAGTDYAVFLISRYHDYLRIDGDLDRAVQRAMLSIGKVIAASAATVGITFLGISFARMGVFSSVGVSAAIGVGVAFLAALTLLPAILVVAGPRGWIAPRRELTARFWRRSGIRIVRRPKSHLVASLLVLIILASCASLVRYNYDDRKAVRSSAPSSVGYAALDRHFSVNQSIPEYILVQSPHDLRTPQALAALEQMADRVSELPNIERVSGITRPTGVVPQEFRATYQAGVVGDRLGGASDLISDHNADLNRLVGGANTLADNLGDVRGQVNQMVSSMQSLIDAFAAMKGQYGGDKLVREVVTAAKLVNSINTLGRSMGLNFALVKDMFAWINPVLAALQNNAVCDADSSCSATRARFEQLAAARGDGSLDQINELAQQMQSFQDKQTLNATVDQLRTALNAFSKALHALGLDQPGGLERNLSNLQQGADRFAGGSRQLADGVEQLVAQVKELGAGLSEAAAFLLTMRNEAADPAMAGFNIPPQILHLDEFKKAAKMFISPDGHTVRYVVQTKLNPFSSQAMDQVNAILDAARSAQPNTRLSDATISMTGYPVTLRDTRDYYQHDIRFIIAITVIVVLLTLMALLRAVVAPLYLVASVVLSYLSAVGIGVLVFQFGLGQPLHWTVPPLAFVVLVAVGADYNMLLISRMRDESHRSIRYGVIRTLGSTGGVITAAGLIFAASVGGLLFASINTVVQGGFVISVGLLLDTFLVRTITVPAMATLVGRANWWPSRPTARRAGPKAEPQAGQESV